One Hevea brasiliensis isolate MT/VB/25A 57/8 chromosome 5, ASM3005281v1, whole genome shotgun sequence genomic region harbors:
- the LOC110648279 gene encoding uncharacterized protein LOC110648279, whose amino-acid sequence MKQGLLLWSPCHRALSPSSLPSISLPILRTKRASSSITATLDSTNNQIHELTARERRQLRHERRESKAGYNWREEVEERLIKKPKKKRTSGSEDLNLDNLADLGPQWWVVRVSRVRGDETAELIARLLARKYPEMEFKVYAPSVKVKTKLKNGTYSVKPKLIFPGCVFLWCVLNKELHDFIRECDGVGGFVGSRVGNMKRQINRPRPVSVEDMEEIFQQAKEEQEKSDQAFTEQQLGEEVMNSGKIVGNDIAKSVTDSKPTGGSTKISDHLVNGSPRKKTSKRLTAGSTVRVISGTFAEFEGSLTKINRKTGKATVGFTLFGKETLVDLGLHEIVAETK is encoded by the exons ATGAAGCAGGGGCTTCTTCTGTGGAGTCCTTGCCATCGCGCTCTCTCTCCGTCCTCGCTCCCCTCCATTTCCCTCCCAATCCTTAGAACAAAACGCGCCTCTTCATCAATCACAGCAACTCTCGACTCCACTAATAACCAGATACATGAGCTAACAGCTAGAGAGAGAAGGCAACTAAGGCATGAAAGAAGAGAAAGCAAAGCCGGCTACAACTGGAGAGAAGAAGTCGAAGAGAGGCTTATCAAGAAGCCCAAGAAGAAGCGAACTTCTGGGTCGGAAGACCTCAACCTTGATAACCTGGCCGATTTGGGCCCTCAGTGGTGGGTTGTTCGAGTTTCTCGCGTCAGAGGCGACGAGACCGCCGAGCTCATAGCTCGCTTGCTGGCCAGGAAATATCCTGAAATGGAATTTAAG GTTTATGCTCCATCTGTCAAGGTTAAGACAAAATTGAAAAATGGTACTTACTCAGTTAAACCAAAGCTGATTTTTCCAGGATGTGTTTTTCTATGGTGTGTATTAAACAAAGAGTTACATGACTTCATAAGAGAGTGCGATGGAGTTGGTGGCTTTGTTGGTTCAAGGGTTGGAAATAT GAAAAGACAAATCAACAGGCCTCGGCCAGTGTCTGTTGAGGACATGGAAGAAATCTTCCAACAGGCAAAAGAGGAACAAGAAAAATCTGACCAAGCTTTTACGGAACAGCAGCTAGGAGAGGAAGTGATGAATTCAGGGAAGATAGTTGGCAATGATATCGCAAAATCAGTTACAGATTCCAAGCCCACAGGGGGATCCACAAAAATTTCTGACCATCTTGTAAATGGTTCACCTAGAAAAAAGACCAGCAAGCGCCTGACTGCAGGTTCAACTGTTCGGGTCATATCTGGGACTTTTGCAGAATTTGAAGGCAGCCTGACGAAAATAAATCGCAAGACCGGAAAG GCAACTGTGGGATTTACACTCTTTGGCAAAGAGACTTTAGTGGACCTAGGTCTCCATGAAATTGTAGCAGAAACAAAATGA